One window of the Cydia splendana chromosome 18, ilCydSple1.2, whole genome shotgun sequence genome contains the following:
- the LOC134799588 gene encoding mRNA export factor Gle1-like, whose product MGDIYEIADDYKSKSKSLDQSISDQLVDFERLRISALTKAAEISPAVRKVTIGPRSPEKKELQYEENFEVTPKPRIVEEDLVEDRVSDDLRYASIINQYEKNLRDTSDELFKNLLDSMLARRAESMRNYWTKQTEECERRARELREKKLQMLKHLHDNDNLTVLEQAKLDEKNSQIINKHTIENMNRILEEQNQATARFAAVTDSHTKICICYNEITNILQKDQGLSKAVCEKHIPSINSVIGNISAIMDLCKTGALTDKNVKQAEVLALNIDNIRKKMLEELEEIKKQELVKKQQEETKQQEILRQKQAEEKREQAARAAEVAQIEKRLTEQPKKSQPMFYSQTNYNYFQELKSFLDQYENQYKDLLENVHMKKFRFDCQKAVNTPVNAISSVSGMHMKDKYDKLAKLLRGEQVQVLDTYVTATQHPQGLYYCTALLAKKIVRQGDLLVSSNPEAAFPLAAVTAALWSQFPEFGKLLEAYFHRLCPYLVPMFLPQKEGQTDKDFYLSRGYTYNDEGVVEKQDKFLKRMSGIFKLRCAIWIAKTPRFVNAPNPHGPRFGWQWLASFVNLKPEPDISATLIHDFFNVCGAEFHKLYGKQFVKVIRLISSEYLAILENIDEGGPKTRLEVFLQEVLKTGVMQPPTGVLPPNTW is encoded by the coding sequence ATGGGTGATATATATGAAATAGCTGACGACTATAAGTCCAAAAGTAAATCATTGGATCAAAGTATTTCCGATCAACTTGTTGATTTTGAAAGATTACGCATTTCAGCACTTACCAAAGCTGCTGAAATAAGCCCCGCTGTCAGAAAAGTCACTATAGGACCAAGAAGTCCTGAAAAGAAAGAACTACAATATGAAGAAAATTTTGAGGTTACCCCGAAGCCGAGAATTGTCGAAGAAGACTTGGTTGAGGATAGAGTTAGCGACGATCTGAGGTATGCCTCCATCATTAATCAATATGAAAAGAACCTGCGAGATACTTCCGacgaattatttaaaaatcttctAGATAGTATGTTAGCCAGGCGAGCAGAGAGTATGCGTAATTATTGGACGAAGCAAACGGAGGAGTGCGAGCGGCGCGCGCGCGAACTCCGGGAAAAGAAGTTGCAGATGCTTAAACACTTACATGATAATGACAATCTTACAGTCTTAGAGCAAGCCAAGCTGGACGAGAAAAACtcacaaataattaataaacacACCATAGAAAATATGAACCGAATTCTAGAAGAACAAAACCAAGCTACGGCACGCTTCGCCGCCGTAACAGACagccatacaaaaatatgtatatgctACAATGAAATcacaaatattttacaaaaagatCAAGGACTTTCAAAGGCAGTCTGTGAAAAACACATTCCATCAATTAATTCTGTGATAGGGAACATCAGTGCAATAATGGACCTATGCAAAACAGGGGCCCTCACAGACAAAAATGTGAAACAGGCTGAAGTTTTAGCACTAAATATAGACAATATTAGGAAGAAAATGCTAGAAGAATTAGAAGAAATCAAAAAACAGGAGTTAGTCAAGAAGCAACAGGAAGAGACAAAGCAGCAAGAGATATTACGGCAGAAGCAGGCGGAAGAAAAAAGAGAACAAGCGGCTAGGGCAGCAGAGGTTGCTCAAATTGAGAAACGTTTAACAGAGCAACCCAAAAAATCACAACCAATGTTTTATTCTCAAACCAACTACAATTACTTCCAAGAATTAAAAAGCTTTTTAGATCAATATGAAAACCAATATAAAGATTTGCTTGAAAATGTACATATGAAAAAGTTCCGATTTGACTGCCAGAAAGCTGTAAACACTCCAGTCAATGCCATATCTTCTGTTAGTGGAATGCACATGAAAGACAAATATGACAAACTTGCTAAGCTTCTGAGAGGTGAGCAAGTGCAAGTACTAGATACTTACGTCACTGCAACACAGCATCCACAGGGACTATATTACTGTACTGCTCTGTTAGCTAAGAAAATAGTGAGACAGGGAGACTTGCTAGTTTCTAGTAATCCAGAAGCAGCCTTCCCTTTGGCTGCAGTCACTGCAGCCCTCTGGTCGCAGTTTCCAGAGTTTGGCAAGCTCTTAGAGGCCTACTTCCATAGGTTATGCCCATACTTGGTGCCAATGTTTTTACCTCAAAAGGAAGGACAAACAGACAAAGACTTTTACCTGTCTAGAGGCTACACCTACAATGATGAAGGTGTAGTAGAAAAGCAAGATAAATTCTTAAAGAGAATGTCTGGAATATTTAAGCTGAGATGTGCAATTTGGATTGCTAAAACACCTAGATTTGTGAATGCTCCCAATCCTCATGGCCCTCGATTTGGTTGGCAATGGCTGGCTTCCTTTGTCAACCTAAAACCTGAACCGGACATAAGTGCAACTTTAATCCATGATTTCTTCAATGTATGTGGTGCCGAATTTCATAAGCTGTACGGGAAGCAATTTGTGAAAGTAATAAGACTGATTAGCTCAGAATATCTGGCAATACTAGAGAATATAGACGAAGGAGGCCCAAAGACCAGATTGGAAGTGTTCTTACAAGAAGTATTAAAGACAGGAGTCATGCAGCCCCCTACTGGTGTTTTACCACCCAATACCTGGTAG